Part of the Chloroflexota bacterium genome is shown below.
CGGCCTGGCCTTTAGGGAAGCCTGTCCCGTTCGGGTAGAGACAGACCCTTCATCGGAGAAATCAACAGTCTCGCTCATAATCCCACCCGAGAAATACTTTACTCTTGAGCGGAGCAAAAGGCAAATTGAACAATGGAAGATAGCACGAATACCATATCTCAGGCGCGCTCCACGCTGCACTTGGGCAACACCTTCGTCGCTTTACGTCACTATAACTTTCGCCTCTTCTGGTATGGACAGTTAATCTCACTGATCGGCACCTGGATGCAGTCCGTAGCTCAAGGTTGGCTGGTGCTGCAACTGACAAACTCACCCTTTTTCCTGGGACTGGTCGGGGCAGCCCGCGCCCTACCTATCCTCTTCTTCACCCTCTTCGGCGGCGTGGTGGCCGATAGGGTAAATAAGCGCATCCTCATCATAGGCACTCAGTCAGCCTCTATGTTGCTTGCCCTCTTGTTAGCTGTCTTAACCTCAACGGGACACATTCGGGTCTGGGATGTCCTTATCGTTGCCTTCCTGTTAGGCACGGTAGATGCCTTTGATCGACCAGCCCGCCAGGCCTTCGTCGTGGAGATGGTGGGCAAGGAGGATCTGATGAACGCCATCGCCCTGAATTCCTCGGTGATGAACGGGGCGCGCATCGTCGGTCCGGCCCTGGCCGGTGTCCTGGTTAGCCTTATCGGTGTGGCCGGCTGTTTCTACCTAAATGGGGTGAGCTTCCTGGCCGTCATCGCCGGTCTTCTGCTCATGCGGCTCGCCCCCTCATCGCCAGTGAAACAGGGCGATTCGGTCTGGCAGAACATACTTGAGGGAGTCGACTACATCTATCGGGACTCAGCCCTTCTCCCGCTGGTGATCCTGGTAGCTTTAGTGAGCATCTTCTGTATGCCCTACTCGGCCCTGATGCCGGTCTTTGCGCGTGACATTCTCCACGCCGGAGCGACGGGTCTAGGCCTTCTCATGTCGGCGGCTGGTTTGGGGGCCTTAACCGGTGCGCTCAGTCTGGCGGCCCTGGGCAATTTCAGACATAAGGGCTATCTTCTCCTGGGACCCGCGCTAGCCCTTTCCCTGGCACTCAGCGTATTCTCCCTATCACATTGGCTTCTGCTCTCTCTGGTTGCCCTGGTAGCAGTGGGCTGGTCAATGATGACCTACACGGCGGTGACGAGCACCCTACTCCAAACTATGGTACCCGATCGCCTGCGAGGGCGGGTGATGAGCGTTTACACATTTATGTTCAGTGGTATGACTCCGCTCGGAAACCTGCAAGCTGGCATCGTTGCTGAATATTGGGGTGCGCCATTCGCCATCCTGCTGGGAGCGCTCCTCTGTGGACTGCTCAATCTCCTTGTCCATCGGCAACGACCATATCTGCGTCGACTGAGCTAGAGAAGGCACACCTTCCTGA
Proteins encoded:
- a CDS encoding MFS transporter; amino-acid sequence: MEDSTNTISQARSTLHLGNTFVALRHYNFRLFWYGQLISLIGTWMQSVAQGWLVLQLTNSPFFLGLVGAARALPILFFTLFGGVVADRVNKRILIIGTQSASMLLALLLAVLTSTGHIRVWDVLIVAFLLGTVDAFDRPARQAFVVEMVGKEDLMNAIALNSSVMNGARIVGPALAGVLVSLIGVAGCFYLNGVSFLAVIAGLLLMRLAPSSPVKQGDSVWQNILEGVDYIYRDSALLPLVILVALVSIFCMPYSALMPVFARDILHAGATGLGLLMSAAGLGALTGALSLAALGNFRHKGYLLLGPALALSLALSVFSLSHWLLLSLVALVAVGWSMMTYTAVTSTLLQTMVPDRLRGRVMSVYTFMFSGMTPLGNLQAGIVAEYWGAPFAILLGALLCGLLNLLVHRQRPYLRRLS